TTTGAACTTTGGTTAAGATATCTTATCAactcaaatcatttttttaaattgtaaagagACTTTATGGACACCCTGTATATTGGTTTCCCCTGGATGCCATTGCTCTGTGCCACATTTCCTTTGAACATATTCAATGTGTGGTTTCCAACAGATCTTCCAACAGAAGATAACACCAAGGAATTTGATTTACTTGTTCTGTGTTTACATTATCAAtgcatacttttacttttatatttctCTTATGTTTTCcaaacaacataacatttagtttaaatttaaggacaatttatttatatcaaacttttttcttcttttttttttaaattccagtGGAGCCTCTATGTCGATCATTTAAGCAGTGGTTATCGTGTTTACCTGCTGACTGCAAGAGAGCGAATAAACTTCCTGCTGCCACCCCTCCTCCGTTGGCAATCGCAGCACTTGACATCCAGGCTGCAGCATAGGATGATGCAGCTATTCCAGCTGCGCCGAAGCCCACGGCTCCCAGAACAACAGGGGCTGCAACCACAGCACCGCCTGATGGACACAGacgaggggagagagagggaagttCATGAAACAGACTCACCACCAGGTTCTTCTTAAGACATAAATAAGCAGTTGAGTCACAAAAACCTCTCGTCTTACCTGCACAGACGGTTGAGACGACTGCAGCTGTGACTGAAAAAGTTGTGATACCAAAGTCATCGTTATGTgcaattataaaacaaaaacactccctATCTAAGAAATGTATTAAGAAATGTCTAAGGATTGTCAAAGGTGTAGTTAAATACTTACGAAGACCCATTTTCTTAGGATTTATCTCTTGCTCTGTctgagcagtagttgtagtatggtgttgagggtggagggagggagtaatgtgagcagcagtagcagcctTATATACAGCAGGGGAGCAGCAGAGAGCCATTTCTTGAGAAACGAAACTTTGTCTCCAAGCACTTGTTTTcattacatacacataaacTCAACTAATTAACTCTCTTGAGCTCACGGCCAGCCTTTCTTTCAAACAGGTTTTTCCTCGCTCTTTATGTTCTATTTccttgttgactttatttaattGATTTGCTTTGTTTATCAATGCTTACCTTCCTACATTAGTACAGTATGTGCTACTACGTGCTACCTTTCAATTATTGCATGGCTCTCTACCCTAGAGAGCCTACCCTAAAGTACCTAAAGGGgacacttgagtaaaagtacaagtatctgacaccattttctgatataacatcatcatttaaagtCATCATGTTTTAGGACCCAGGGATTTGATCATAGATCTGCTTTGGATACAAAGTACAATGTACAAGAACATaccataaaaaataacaaaggcaaaaaaagaggGCTCAGGGTTGAATTCTTAAAATAGTGCTTTAGTTTTCACAGCATTTAGTGTCCAGGAAGGATTGGAAGTTGGGAAAATGTTTAGATTAAGTTTCTGATTCATGAATTTGCTGGCATATTGTCATAGTGTCAAAGGTACGGAGATGGTTTCTGAACTACACGAGTTTCGTTTTCCTTCTTGTGCTCACCAGCTCCATCAGATGCAGAGTTACTCTCTGGCGCCATCTTGTGCTGACATTGGGACCTAGTTTCGTTTctgaagaaacaaacacagctgttgTGGACAGCAGATAAAAAGGCAGCCCCCTCGTGCTCAGAcgaaaacacatccagacatgGAGACCGGTGAGTACAGCTAACAGCAACTCAATTACATttactctgtctttgttttattttgtgtacacTGTACTAGTTAACGTTAAATTTCTAAACATGTGTCCTTTTTGTAGCATCCCTGGCTGAATAACGGTCTGACTCCATTACCGACGGTTCAGAATGCTTTATTGAAAACTTAATTCACTCCAAACAAGCCGTTAATTTATCCTGTACACGCCGCAAGCGCTGGTGAAAAgaccaaaaatataaaattaaaataaatgataaagatTTTACTCACATGAACATAGGAATTATCTCCTCTTTAGCTCTTTTAATGCTATTTAGCCTCCACAAGTGCTAAAAGTAGAATATTTCTAACtaaacatgttatttatattttagtaaACAACTCTTtagtgtgtaaaacaaaaccGTTTCTTAATTAACTGTGCATATAAACCAACTGTAATTACCTCAAATGATGTGTTTCCTTGTAAAAGAGTTAACTGCGCAAATAATACACAAGTAGCATGATGCTaatgaagtaataataataatgacgtgATGCTACTAGCAAAACGTTCACATTCACATGAAACTATAAAGTACTAactgggatttaaaaacaactcaaaacacacatataattCCAAATATAACATATACAGACCTTAATTACCTAACGACTAACgcatactttcaaaataaaagcatccaCACTGCAAAAAAGTAAGACAAAATGAGGTAATTTACAATTTTGCTCTAGCTTATGTTGTATGAGTAAATGTTAAATagttgtacttttacttgagtagaatattttaatatttcagtactcCTGAAACTCCACCTCTGCTTGTAATTCTTTGTGATGACACACATGCTGAGCTGTAATAACGTgacactgtttgttttactcTTGTGTTTCAGTCATGTACATTGCAGCTGGAGCAGGTAAGATTTTAACTGACCGTTTTATTCAGCTGagatttaaaacactttaatcTGGAAAAGTAAATGATATGCATTTGGTTGTCTTTGTTTGGTTAATCTGCATGATCCACCTCTTCCGTGTTGTTGATGTGCAGGAGCTGCGGCAGGTGCTGTGGCCCTGGCTCCTGTCattgcaggagctgcaggtttCACTGCAGGTGGGATAGCAGCAGGCACCGTGGCTGCTAAAATGATGTCAGTTGCCGCAGTTGCCAACGGAGGTGGAGTGGTAGCAGGGGGTGCAGTGGCTGTCTTGCAATCAGTcggtaatggaaacacaattttTATTCGTCACTGAAACATGCATCATGATGAAAGACTTAAGAAAGTGTTCAGAGTTAATAAATAAAGGAATTCTAGTGTGAaaattgaatatttaaatgtggttttaaaacaacattaacaaaatCTGCTTGCTGAAGagattgacattttaaaaaactgagGTAAACGTTCTAAACCCATGGTTCGTGTACCACCAGGTACCAGTGGTACgagagcttcctctggtggtactggaaaatcagaaatactgttctactgtatataccagggtatgtggtcggagtggagctgaggaatttataataacaaaagtaataataataattagagacACCTTTTCTGTAGGTGGTACTTGTTAttaaaacgtttgagaaccactgcactaAGCAATTCCACATTATGTTGCATAGGAtgtttgcacagtgcataaACATTGTATCAAATTAGTTGTTGACACTTTGTTGTATTGTTATTGAAGGAAATGATCTCCCTATTATCCATACTGTGGTGACAGAGGTGCCGTTCACCTCTTTGGGTTATAAGACAAGGACTTATCAGTTCCTCTTCATCTTGACAACATGATAACATGCTTAtaatcaagtgtgtgtgtgtctgtcactgcaGGTGCAGCTGGTGTGTCCGCAGCCTCCAGTGCGGCGGTGACCGgtgttggagcagcagttggaTTAGCAACAAAACTTTTTACCTGAAGATGTTTAAGGACTCCTATATTTACTGGTGTTTAACAACAATTCAATAAAATGCACCTCAAAGAGATAACTGGtttattgtctctttttttttttgtgaaggttAAGTGTTAATCCATCTGAACTCAACACATGGGTCTCAAAAAAATGTAGGAAATTagctttaaataaaagtgtttttttaatgatatagAACGATGCACGGTGCAAGTGTGATTCCTATAACCTAAGGTATTATTAtaaaagtatgtcttccaaaatgtcatagtttagtatgttgtcaaaatcgcacaaaaatgtgatagtatgtggtccaaaatcaccataaaaagtcaaagtatagtatgtggtcctcTCTGCGGCTCCTTCTGCTCTTCTGCGTTACACAGGGACAATAATGGCAGTGGTCATCTTGTTTCCATCAGCTCCGGCCTGCTCCCCTCTGTCGTGCATGTGTAACCCCCCCTTAGTGAGGATTACTGTATTTTCGTTGATGAAGTAGTtaattaattcaatttaaactGCTATCAGGCaccattatattatttttcattgtcTTGTTGTGATTTCCAACAATTGCAGCACTTTCGGGCAGTTTACGGTCAAGTCCACCTGGTGGTTTCTGGGatacttgttattttttttctttccgaTCTGAGTGTTGAAGGAGAAGGACGTCGTATAAGTCAGCTCCTTATAtcacactcattttatttcacattaggTAAGCCTGTGTACCTTATGTTTGTCAACCTGCTACGAGtttaatatatgtatttttgtgaatgtgtttgtgctggCTCGTCCGTAGCTAGTTAGCAGCTAGTTAGCTTGTCACGGAGAAGTGTGGGTGTCGTTAAAACAAATATAGCGATGTTCTATTGTTCAAATGTTACAGTGAGTGTTAAAATAATTCTGTAAAGTGTTGAATGTCATTTATGCACTGTTTtctaatgtgtattttttttatgtgttaagCAATATTAGCgcggttggtgtgtgtgtgtgtgtgtgtgtgtgtcgagagagagagagcgagcgagcgaggaAAAGCGCCGTACCTGAGCGAAGAGGGACGGAGTCACTCTGCAAGGAGGGGAAGAAGATTGGGGTCAAGCTACAGGCGGGCTTCGGGACTTCAGGCCTGGATTCTGGATGAACGTCGGTTGTTAAGCCAGTAAGATTTTTCCTACACCAAGGATTTCCACGGAgtccaaaatatatatatttttagctCAACACTAACTGCACAAATAAATTAGTGGGCCCACTGCTGCAGCAAATTTATAAATTACATTTCTGGCCagagtaatttttttattattattatttctgttggAAGTTTTTATGCAAGTTgccaactgtgttttttttaaaatctatgtatctatatatatttttttctaataataattttgatATCAAAAAGGCAATACAATTGtgtgagtttctgtgtgtgaagtCAATCATTCTCCATAGTCAAAGAGATATCAGTTATGCAGTTCACTCAATTCTTAACTGTCCTCTTTAAGAAAGTCTTGAACCAGGACACAcaatttttattctatttcaaGTGGTGATCCCAGACccttaatatttttttttgaacatatttacatgtaagTATTATCGGTTAAAGTATAACCCGGTTACATACCTGAAAaacttagtcttaccttatcgccctaatagaccacttaggtcacaaaatacaggcttacttgtggttcctagagtctgcaagagcagaatgggaggcagagcctttagttaccaggcccctcgcctgtggaaccagctcccaatgatagttcggggggcggacactctctctgtatttaaagttaaacttaaaactttcctttttgataaagcttatagttagagctggttcagggaaacctggaccagctcttagttatgctgctatagaactagactgctgggggattttttatctgtggtgcacgcacattcactctctcacactcaggatatgattttgactttttatatgtcattaaccttgtctctttctctccctagtttgtgtatttccttccttccctctctctctctctctctgtattctcatcatgcaggttgcgggaccaagatccagttttcgaggctacccacatcatcaccattattattgtgctataattaaaaagtcaatatcattaattgtattaacttgtaacttgatacagttgttgtgtatctgctcctggtctctctctctcttctgtctctacctcatctccctcttgtcctttctctcccccctcccctttctgtcctccacctctcctctgtccccgattttcctttcaccccaaccggtcgaggcagatgactgcacatttctgagcctggttctgccagagatttcttcctgttaagagggagttttttctctccactgatgcctagtgcttgctcattgtgtgaactgttggggttctctgctctctttgatgttgtctatgtacagtgccctgagataatgtatgttatgatttggcgctatacaaataaaattgaattgaattgaattacaCATGCGCATATTCATATGAAGGCGCTGTCAATGCATACAGTAGgggtttatgttttttgtttttttaatataactaTGAGTTAATACATTCGACATTAATGTATTATACATGCATTCGTAATTAGTTTTATGCGTGTACAGTAATAATCCTTGGTTTAAATCGGAAGGAGAGTGTCTCTGTCGCCCTCTACTGGTAACTATTGTAAGGGTACAGGTCCaaccattaaaaataaaacctagTACGACCATAAAACTTTAATCTGACTTAATCTCGTATAACTCTGCCTTTGATGATTAAAAGGCCACATGTGAAactacttttttcattttttttttcagcttcttaaatgtgaatattttcttgttttttgtgtgtgcagaatAGGAAATAAAGATGATCTGGACAGTATGActgtaaacaacaaacacatgtgaatgagtagttattataataataagtaagAAAGAAGTTTGTGTTCCCCCCCTCACATTTTGTTTGGTCGACGTCTTCTTTTTAACATCTGACACTTTTAAGGGTCCATTTTTAAACTGATTGTGAGTTAGTTTGGTGCACTGATGTGTTGAGCCTACGTTGTCTGATGTCCAGCCAAATATTACTCTGTAAGTACTGAACAGCTGAGACTCAGTGAAGTGAAAGAGGAGGCTGTATCACTATGAGAGGCTGACGCGGTGGTAAACCATGCACAAATCTCATGACTTCTTTTCACACAAATCATCATATTATTTGGACATGAAATGGAGACAGTTTTAGACTTTTAGATGCATTTATTTTAAGGTAAGAAAgaacacaatgaaaatgtgctttacaGACATGTAAAGAACATAAGTTCAGCGAGTCATCCCCTACATTAACAGACGTAATGGCTGTTAAAAACGAATTCTTCTTCATGCTTATTCCTTCATGGCTTTTACGCTTGTTCTCAGATGAGCACAGCTGCAGCAAGTCCTGCAGCCATACCTGTGTGCAGACAACACAATTTGAATTATCAAACTTCAGAGAAGATGACACAACCTGGCTCATTTGTCATGCAATGTTATTGTTTCTTATACATATTTGTAGGTAGGTAGTTGGGTTAGTGTGGTCTCTATATCCTGCGTTATTCATTAATCTGATGTGTCTTTTCTGCATTGTATATACAGGGTGTCCATAAAGTCTTAACCAGATTTGTTCTATTGTAATCAGtgattatcattttttttaacctcttttAATACACCTCTATATGGGCACCATTAGTTGCACAAAGCACATAAAGACAGTACTCGATTTCTTGCCATGTTTGCTGTAGCCTAGCCTCATCAATGATGCCAATGGCATCAGAAATGTTTTGCTTCAAGTCAGAAATGTCCCGTATCTTTGTTTGATACACGTCCAACGGTGTGATATCTGGTGAACGTGGTGGCCAAGGTATTGGCCCATCCTTTCCAATCCACCGGTCTGGAATTGTTTGATTGAGGAACTGACGAACATGCAGTGTGTGAAACACACAATTTCAACGTGTTTGCAAACTTTGAACTTTGGTTAAGATATCGTATCAACTGCCTttgtaatcatttttttaaattgtaaagagACTTTATGGACACCCTGTATATTGGTTTCCCCTGGACGCCATTGCTCTGTGCCACATTTCCTTTGAACATATTCAATGTGTagttttcaacagattttgtgGTCTAAGATCACACCAAGGAATTTGATTTACTTGTTCTGTGTTAACATCAAtgcatacttttacttttatatttctCTTATGTTTTCcaaacaacataacatttagtttaaatttaaggacaatttatttatatcaaacttttttcttcttttttttttaaattccagtGGAGCCTCTATGTCGATCATTTAAGCAGTGGTTATCGTGTTTACCTGCAGCACTTGACATCCAGGATGCAGCTGTGCCGAAGCCCACGACTCCCAGAACGACAGGGGCTGCAAGCACAGCACCTGATGGATACAGacgaggggagagagagggaagttCATGAAACAGACTCACCACCAGGTTCTtcttaaaacataaataagcAGTTGAGTCACAAAAACCTCTCGTCTTACCTGCCCAGAGGGCCGTGAGGGCCGTAAAGGCTGCAGCTGTGACTGAAAAAGTTGTGATACCAAAGTCATCGTTATGTGTAATTATAAAACTAAAACACTCCCTATCTAAGAAATGTATTAAGAAATGTCTAAGGATTGTCAAAGGTGTAGTTAAATACTTACGAAGACCCATTTTCTTAGGATTTATCTCTTGCTCTTTCtgagcagtagtagtagcaagGGTGTTgagggtggagggagggagcaatgtgagcagcagtagcagctctGAGCCTTATATACAGCAGGGGAGCAGCAGAGAGTTATTTCTTGAGAAACTAAACTTTGTCTCCAAGCACTAGTTTTcattacatacacataaacTCAACTAATTAACTCTCTTGAGCTCACGGCCAGCCTTTCTTTCAAACAGGTTTGTCCTAGCTCTTTATGTTCTGTTTCCTTGTTGACTTTATCTAATTGATTTGCTTTGTTTATCAATGCTTACCTTCCTACATTAGTACAGTATGTGCTACTACGTGCTACCTTTCAATTATTGCATGGCTCTCTACCCTAGAGAGCCTACCCTAAAGTACCTAAAGGGgacacttgagtaaaagtacaagtatctgacaccattttctgatataacatcatcatttaaagtCATCATGTTTTAGGACCCAGGGATTTGATCATATATCTGCTTTGGATACGAAGTACAATGTACAAGAACATaccataaaaaataacaaaggcaaaaaaagaggGCTCAGGGTTGAATTCTTAAAATAGTGCTTTAGTTTTCACAGCATTTAGTGTCCAGGAAGGATTGGAAGTTGGGAAAATGTTTAGATTAAGTTTCTGATTCATGAATTTGCTGGCATATTGTCATAGTGTCAAAGGTACGGAGATGGTTTCTGAACTACACGAGTTTCGCTTTCCTTCTTGTGCTCACCAGCTCCATCAGATGCAGAGTTACTCTCTGGCGCCATCTTGTGCTGACATTGGGACCTAGTTTCGTTTctgaagaaacaaacacagctgttgTGGACCGCAGATAAAAAGGCAGCCTCCTCCTGCTGAGAAGAAAACACGTCCCAACATGGAGAATGGTGAGTACAGCTAACAGCAACTCAATTACATttactctgtctttgttttattttgtgtacgTGTACTAGTTAACGTCATTTCTAAACGTGTAATTTTCAGGTACGTAGGATGATgctaatgaaataataataatgacgtgATGCTACTAGCAAAACGTTCACATTCACATGAAACTATAAAGTACTAACTGGGAtttaaaaataactcaaaacacacatataattCCAAATATAACATATACAGACCTTAATTAGCTAAAAACTAAATTTCTTTGAcctactttcaaaataaaagcatccaCACTGCAATAAAAGTAAGACAAAATGAGGTAATTTACAATTTTGCTCTAGCTtatgttgtatgttttttgggGAGTAAATGTTAAATagttgtacttttacttgagtagaatattttagTACTCCTGAAACTCCACCTCTGCTTGTAATTCTTTGTGATGACACACATGCTGAGCTGTAATAACGTgacactgtttgttttactcTTGTGTTTCAGTCATTTACATTGCAGCAGGAGCAGGTAAGATTTTAACTGACCGTTTTATTCAGATGagatttaaaacactttaatcTGGAAAAGTAAATGATATGCATTTGGTTGTCTTTGTTAATCTGCATGATCCACCTCTCCCGTGTTGTTGATGTGCAGGAGCTGCGGCAGGTGCTGTGGCCCTGGCTCCTGTCATTGCAGTAGCTGCAGGTTTCACTGCAGGTGGGTGGTACTGGAAAATccgaaatactgttctactgtatataccagagtatgtggtcggagtggagctgaggaatttataataacaaaagtaatgataataattagaGACACCTtgtctctcactccatcttaatatACTGTAGGTGGTACTTGTTAttaaaacgtttgagaaccactgcactaAGCAATTCCACATTATGTTGCATAGGAtgtttgcacagtgcataaACATTGTATCAAATTAGTTGTTGACCCTTTGTTGTATTGTTATTGAAGGAAATTATCTCACTATTATCCATACTGTGGTGACAGAGGTGCCGTTCACCTCTTTGGGTTATAAGACAAGGACTTATCAGTTCCTATTCATCTTGACAACATGATTACATGCTTAtaatcaagtgtgtgtgtgtctgtcactgcaGGTGCAGCTGGTGTGTCCGCAGCCACCAGTGCAGCGGTGACCGGTGCTGGAGCAGCAGTTGGATTATTAACAAAACTTTTTACCTGAAGATGTTTAAGGACTCCTATATTTACTGGTGTTTAACAACGATTCAATAAAATGCACCTCAAAGAGATAACTGGTTcattgtctctttcttttttttgttaaggtTAAGTGTTAATCCATCTGAACTCAACACAGGGGTCTCAAAAAAATGTAGGAAATTagctttaaataaaagtgtttttttaattatatggAACGATGCAAGTGTGATTCCTATAACCTAAGGTATTATTATAagagtatgtcttccaaaaagtcaccaaaatgtcatagtttagtatgttgtcaaaatcgcacaaaaatgtgatagtttgtcgtccaaaatcaccaaaaaaagtcataggttagtatgtcttccaaaatcactcaaaaaagtgatattatagtatgtcgttaaaaatcactcaaaaaagtgatattatagtatgtcgtccaaaattagccaaaaaagacataggttagtatgtcgtccaaaattagtccaaaaagtcataggttagtatgtcgtccaaaatgagtcaaaaaagtcataggttagtatgtcgttcaaaatgagtccaaaaagtcatagtatagcatgtcttccaaaatcagtcgaaaaagtcataggttagcatgtcgtccaaaatgagtcaaaaaagtcataggttagtatgtcgttcaaaatgagtccaaaaagtcatagtatagcatgtcttccaaaatcagtcgaaaaagtcataggttagcatgtcgtccaaaatcaggcaaaaaagtcataggttagcatgtcgtccaaaatcagtcaaaaaagtcatgggttagtatgtcgtccaaaatcagtcgaaaaagtcataggttagcatgtcgtccaaaatcagtcaaaaaagtcataggttagtatgttgtccaaaaagtcatagtaaagcatgtcgtccaaaatcagtaaaaaagtcataggttagtatgtcgtccaaaatgagtgcaaaaagtcataggttagtatgtcgtccaaaatgagtcaaaaaagtcataggttagtatgtcgtccaaaatgagtgcaaaaagtcataggttagtatgtcgtccaaaaccagccaaaaaagtcataggttagtatgtcatccaaaatcagtcaaaaaagtcataggttagtatgtcgtcaaaaaagtcataggttagtatgtcgtccaaaatcagtccaaaaagtcataggttagtatgtcgtccaaaatcagtcaaaaaagtcataggttagtatgtcgtccaaaatcagtataaaaagtcataggttagtaagtagtccaaaatctgtcaaaaaagtcataggttagcatgtcttccaaaatctgtcaaaaaagtcataggttagtatgtcgtccaaaatcagtaaaaaaagtcataggttagtatgtcatccaaaatcagtcaaaaaagtcataggttagtatgtcgtccaaaattagtcaaaaaagtcataggttagtatgtcgtccaaaatcagtccaaaaagtcataggttagtatgtcgtccaaaatcagtccaaaaagtcataggttagtatgtcatccaaaatcagtcaaaaaagtcataggttagtatgtcgtcctaaatttgtcaaaaaagtcataggttagtatgtcgtccaaaatcagtataaaaagtcataggttagtatgtcgtccaaaatttgtcaaaaaagtcataggttagtatgtcgtccaaaatcagtcaaaaaagtcataggttagtatgtcgtccaaaatcagtcaaaaaagtcatagtttagtatgtcttccaaaatgagtgcaaaaagtcataggttagtatgtcgtccaaaatcagtcaaaaaagtaataggttagtaagtggtccaaaatgagtcaaaaaagtcatagtatagtctgtcgtccaaaatgagtgcaaaaagtcataggttagtatgtggttcaaaatcagtcaagaaagtggtagtatagtatgtcgtccagaaacaCTCACGCATTTGTCACtgatgggattcgaaccagtgtctcCTAAAGGTCAGTATTTTAACAGAAGCGTCACAAACCACACAGCCAactgaaaaaaactgtttgattccaaaaatcacctaaaatgtcataggttagtatgtcgtccaaaatcattcaaagaagtcataggtaagtatgtcgtccaaaatgagtccaaaaagtcatagtatagtatgtcgttcaaaat
This genomic interval from Solea solea chromosome 18, fSolSol10.1, whole genome shotgun sequence contains the following:
- the LOC131444376 gene encoding interferon alpha-inducible protein 27-like protein 2A isoform X2, with the translated sequence MGLLTAAVVSTVCAGGAVVAAPVVLGAVGFGAAGIAASSYAAAWMSSAAIANGGGVAAGSLFALLQSAGMAGLSTAATAGVASAGGTLGGLVAAVLI
- the LOC131444376 gene encoding interferon alpha-inducible protein 27-like protein 2A isoform X1, producing the protein MALCCSPAVYKAATAAHITPSLHPQHHTTTTAQTEQEINPKKMGLLTAAVVSTVCAGGAVVAAPVVLGAVGFGAAGIAASSYAAAWMSSAAIANGGGVAAGSLFALLQSAGMAGLSTAATAGVASAGGTLGGLVAAVLI
- the LOC131444377 gene encoding interferon alpha-inducible protein 27-like protein 2, yielding METVMYIAAGAGAAAGAVALAPVIAGAAGFTAGGIAAGTVAAKMMSVAAVANGGGVVAGGAVAVLQSVGAAGVSAASSAAVTGVGAAVGLATKLFT